The following coding sequences are from one bacterium window:
- a CDS encoding glutamine synthetase family protein: protein MARKVIDEIRRDPLGKVKVAITDVDGVLRGKVIHRDKFLSIVESGGFGFCNVVFGWDSSDACYDNTTYTGWHTGYPDAQAVIDFATFRRVPWDNNIPFLLADFRNAQNEPLDVCPRSLLKKVRGEAGRLGYTPLFAEEFEWFNFRETPPDPKPITSGMFGYSLLRASKNSPYFNDLFDLLGKFRVPLEGLHTETGPGVYEAAILYDEVLEAADRAVLFKAGVKEIAHLHGIVPSFMAKWNQDLPGCGGHFHQSLWDKGRKKNLFYDARAKDGMSDLMKSYLAGVLHCLPELLPMYAPTINSYKRLVEGAWAPTTPTWGVDNRTTAIRALPGSAEATRLEFRVSGADANPYLVMAANLASGLYGIKTKMKLTAPPTRASGYQDKSHGSLASNLWESTQLMKTSSLAPELLGEKFVKHFVQTREWEWRQYLKAVTDWELKRYFEII from the coding sequence ATGGCCCGAAAAGTTATCGATGAGATCCGTAGGGACCCTCTGGGGAAGGTGAAGGTCGCCATCACCGACGTGGACGGGGTCCTCCGGGGCAAGGTCATTCATCGCGACAAGTTTCTCTCCATCGTCGAGTCCGGCGGCTTTGGATTTTGCAACGTCGTCTTCGGCTGGGATTCCTCGGACGCCTGCTACGACAACACGACCTACACGGGATGGCACACGGGTTACCCGGACGCCCAGGCCGTGATCGACTTCGCCACCTTCCGGCGCGTGCCGTGGGACAACAACATCCCTTTTCTATTGGCGGATTTCCGCAACGCTCAGAACGAGCCGCTGGACGTTTGCCCCCGCAGCCTCCTGAAGAAGGTCCGCGGGGAAGCGGGGCGCTTGGGCTACACGCCCCTCTTCGCCGAAGAGTTCGAGTGGTTTAATTTCCGCGAAACACCGCCCGACCCAAAACCCATCACTTCAGGGATGTTCGGTTACTCGTTGTTGCGCGCCTCGAAGAACAGCCCCTACTTCAACGACCTCTTCGATCTCTTGGGAAAATTCCGGGTCCCCTTGGAAGGCCTGCACACCGAAACGGGTCCGGGGGTTTATGAAGCGGCGATCCTCTACGATGAAGTTCTCGAAGCCGCCGACCGGGCCGTCCTCTTTAAGGCTGGGGTCAAGGAGATCGCGCACCTCCATGGCATCGTCCCCAGCTTCATGGCCAAGTGGAATCAGGACCTTCCGGGCTGCGGCGGCCATTTTCACCAAAGCCTGTGGGACAAGGGGCGAAAGAAGAATCTCTTTTACGATGCGCGCGCCAAGGATGGCATGAGCGATCTCATGAAGAGTTACCTGGCGGGGGTCCTGCACTGTCTGCCCGAGCTCCTTCCGATGTATGCGCCGACGATCAACAGCTACAAGCGCCTGGTCGAAGGCGCCTGGGCGCCGACGACGCCGACGTGGGGGGTCGACAACCGGACGACCGCGATTCGCGCCTTGCCGGGGAGCGCCGAGGCCACGCGTCTGGAGTTCCGGGTTTCCGGGGCCGACGCCAACCCCTATCTCGTCATGGCCGCGAACCTGGCCTCCGGGCTGTACGGCATCAAAACGAAGATGAAGCTCACGGCGCCGCCGACACGAGCGAGCGGCTATCAGGACAAATCCCATGGGAGCCTGGCATCCAATCTCTGGGAGTCCACCCAACTCATGAAAACATCGTCGCTCGCCCCGGAACTCTTGGGCGAGAAGTTCGTGAAGCACTTCGTCCAGACGCGCGAGTGGGAGTGGCGGCAATACCTGAAGGCGGTGACCGACTGGGAATTGAAGAGGTACTTTGAGATTATTTGA
- the dapB gene encoding 4-hydroxy-tetrahydrodipicolinate reductase: MTKIAVAGAVGRMGTRIIANILSDSGFELVGALESPGDSALGKDAGLVAGDGECGVKITDSLDAVMPRADVLIDFTAPQTTLAHLEIAARHGKAAVIGSTGHGPEERKAIESLAKRLPFVMASNMSVGVNVLWKVVADAARLLGDGFDVEIVEAHHRLKKDAPSGTAMTTAEVLAKALGRDLAKDAVYHREGLIGARKSNEIGIQTVRGGDVVGDHTVLFLGNGERLEVTHRATSRDTFALGALRAAKWIAGKPNGLYSMADVLGLK, from the coding sequence ATGACCAAGATCGCCGTCGCGGGGGCCGTCGGAAGGATGGGGACCCGCATCATCGCGAACATCCTCTCCGATTCGGGCTTCGAACTCGTCGGAGCCCTGGAAAGCCCCGGCGACTCGGCGCTCGGCAAGGACGCGGGTCTCGTCGCCGGCGACGGGGAGTGCGGCGTGAAGATCACAGACTCGCTCGACGCCGTCATGCCCCGGGCCGACGTGCTGATCGACTTCACCGCGCCTCAGACCACTCTTGCTCATTTGGAGATCGCCGCCAGGCACGGCAAGGCCGCGGTGATCGGCTCCACGGGGCATGGTCCGGAGGAGAGGAAGGCGATCGAAAGCCTGGCCAAGAGGCTTCCGTTCGTCATGGCCTCGAACATGAGCGTGGGCGTGAACGTCCTCTGGAAGGTCGTTGCCGACGCCGCGCGGCTCCTGGGGGACGGCTTCGACGTGGAGATCGTGGAGGCCCACCATCGCCTGAAGAAGGACGCCCCGAGCGGGACGGCGATGACGACGGCCGAGGTCCTGGCGAAGGCCCTGGGCCGCGACCTCGCGAAAGACGCCGTGTATCACCGCGAAGGCCTGATCGGCGCCCGGAAATCCAACGAGATCGGTATCCAGACCGTGCGCGGCGGGGACGTCGTCGGCGATCACACGGTCCTTTTTCTAGGCAACGGCGAGCGTCTGGAGGTGACCCACCGCGCCACCTCCCGGGACACCTTCGCGCTGGGCGCGCTCCGGGCGGCGAAGTGGATCGCCGGCAAGCCGAACGGCCTCTACTCGATGGCGGACGTCTTGGGGCTGAAGTAG
- the dapA gene encoding 4-hydroxy-tetrahydrodipicolinate synthase — protein MFEGSMVALVTPFKDGPGLKPEIDENSLRELVEWQIAEGTDVLVPCGTTGESATLDYEEHDRVIRIVVEQTRGRIPVLAGTGSNATVEAIEITRRAQETGADGSLQVTPYYNKPTQEGLTQHFKAIAEAVDLPIVLYNVPGRTAVNMLPETVARLAAIKNIVGIKEACGNLDQVRKLIGLCGSDLTILSGEDAQNVDILEMGGRGMISVTANVAPRKLAQIWDAFDAGNRAEARAIQEGLQSLNAAMFFETNPIPVKTALGFMKRCSSRMRLPLCKMGEENASRLKGVLKELKLV, from the coding sequence ATCTTCGAAGGATCCATGGTCGCCCTGGTCACGCCTTTCAAGGACGGGCCGGGGCTCAAGCCTGAGATTGACGAGAATTCGCTGCGCGAACTGGTCGAGTGGCAGATCGCGGAGGGCACCGATGTCCTGGTTCCCTGCGGGACGACGGGCGAGTCCGCCACGCTCGACTACGAGGAGCACGACCGGGTCATCCGGATCGTCGTGGAACAGACGCGGGGCCGGATTCCGGTCCTGGCCGGAACGGGGTCGAACGCCACCGTCGAGGCGATCGAGATCACCCGGCGCGCCCAGGAGACGGGCGCCGACGGTTCGCTTCAAGTGACCCCCTATTACAACAAGCCCACGCAGGAGGGGCTCACCCAGCACTTCAAGGCCATCGCCGAGGCGGTCGATCTCCCCATCGTCCTCTACAATGTGCCGGGCCGGACGGCCGTCAACATGCTTCCGGAGACGGTCGCGCGGCTGGCGGCCATCAAGAATATCGTCGGCATCAAGGAGGCTTGCGGGAATCTCGACCAGGTCCGCAAACTGATCGGCCTGTGCGGTTCGGATCTGACGATCCTGTCGGGTGAGGACGCCCAGAACGTCGACATTTTGGAAATGGGCGGACGGGGCATGATCTCGGTGACGGCCAATGTCGCCCCCCGCAAGCTCGCTCAAATTTGGGACGCCTTTGATGCCGGCAACCGCGCCGAGGCGAGGGCGATTCAGGAGGGCCTGCAGTCCCTCAACGCGGCGATGTTTTTCGAAACGAATCCCATACCGGTCAAGACGGCACTGGGGTTCATGAAGCGCTGTTCGAGCCGGATGAGGTTGCCGCTTTGCAAAATGGGCGAGGAGAACGCGTCGCGGCTCAAGGGCGTTCTGAAGGAGCTCAAACTCGTATGA
- the dapF gene encoding diaminopimelate epimerase gives MQFTKMHGTGNDFIVLDCRKKKVPNLKKFAKEYCDRRFGVGADQVLVLENSRKADFKMSIYNADGSDVGMCGNGLRCLAKYVRDEKLTNKNDITVETPAGIQTAKILSQSKVKVDMGAPILKGKQIPVNLSGRVINRPIRVDGKEIRATCVSMGNPHCVLFVDDPKTYPVEKMGPQLERHHLFPQRTNVEFARAVSPTLIEMRVWERGAGETLACGSGACAVAVAAVLNNQAGREVKVKLPGGVLEIEWNREDDHVYMTGEAATVFKGEIDL, from the coding sequence ATCCAATTCACAAAGATGCATGGGACGGGCAACGACTTCATCGTGCTCGATTGCCGCAAGAAGAAGGTCCCGAACCTGAAAAAGTTCGCGAAGGAGTACTGCGACCGCCGCTTCGGCGTCGGCGCGGACCAGGTCCTCGTGCTCGAGAACTCGCGCAAGGCGGACTTCAAGATGAGCATCTACAACGCGGACGGCAGCGACGTCGGCATGTGCGGGAACGGGCTGAGGTGCCTGGCCAAGTACGTCCGCGACGAGAAACTGACGAACAAGAATGACATCACGGTGGAGACGCCGGCCGGAATCCAGACGGCGAAGATCCTTTCCCAGAGCAAGGTGAAGGTCGACATGGGCGCGCCCATCCTCAAGGGCAAGCAGATCCCCGTGAATCTCTCGGGCCGCGTCATCAACCGGCCGATCCGCGTGGACGGCAAGGAGATCCGCGCCACCTGCGTGTCGATGGGAAATCCGCACTGTGTGCTGTTCGTGGACGACCCGAAGACGTACCCCGTGGAGAAGATGGGGCCGCAGCTGGAACGGCATCATCTGTTTCCCCAACGGACGAACGTCGAGTTCGCGCGCGCGGTGTCGCCGACGCTGATCGAGATGCGCGTGTGGGAGCGCGGCGCGGGGGAGACGCTGGCGTGCGGCAGCGGGGCTTGCGCCGTCGCCGTGGCCGCGGTCCTGAACAACCAGGCCGGGCGCGAGGTGAAGGTGAAGCTCCCCGGCGGCGTCCTGGAGATCGAGTGGAACCGCGAGGACGACCACGTCTACATGACGGGCGAGGCCGCGACGGTTTTCAAGGGAGAGATCGATTTGTAG
- the lysA gene encoding diaminopimelate decarboxylase, producing the protein MHHFDYKKGELHCEDVPLRRIASEVGTPAYVYSYATLARHFQAFDRPFDGLPHMVCFAMKANSNIAILRAFVKMGGGVDIVSGGELFRALTAGVPPDRIVYSGVGKTREEMRYALTCGSASRGGILQFNVESEAEMSALDEVARGLGRQAPVSIRVNPDINPKTHPYISTGLKKSKFGVPVAQALKLYEAARTLTGIRIQGVSCHIGSQITTLSPFRDALAKVAEVVTTLRSKGFDIRHLDLGGGLGIPYRNEKPPSPQQYADALRKGLKDLGCRILFEPGRVLVGNAGVLLTSVLYKKGTGGKSFVVVDGAMNDLIRPSLYGSYHDIWPLKAGRGRKQTVDVVGPVCESGDFLAEKRALPVLQSGDVLAVMSAGAYGFVMASNYNSRPRAAEVMVHGNEYHVIRKREEYKDLLHGEHVPKFLI; encoded by the coding sequence ATGCATCACTTTGATTACAAAAAGGGCGAATTGCATTGCGAGGACGTCCCGCTCCGGAGGATCGCATCCGAGGTGGGCACGCCCGCCTACGTCTACAGCTACGCGACGCTCGCGAGGCACTTTCAGGCGTTCGACCGCCCGTTCGACGGCCTTCCCCACATGGTCTGCTTTGCGATGAAGGCCAATTCGAACATCGCGATCCTGCGCGCCTTCGTTAAAATGGGCGGCGGTGTCGATATCGTTTCCGGCGGCGAGCTCTTCCGGGCGCTGACGGCCGGCGTGCCACCGGATCGGATCGTCTACTCGGGCGTCGGCAAGACCCGCGAGGAGATGCGATACGCCCTCACCTGCGGGTCCGCCTCTCGCGGAGGCATCCTCCAGTTCAACGTCGAGTCCGAGGCCGAGATGTCCGCTTTGGACGAAGTGGCGCGCGGCTTAGGGCGGCAGGCACCCGTGTCGATCCGCGTGAACCCGGACATCAACCCGAAGACGCATCCCTACATCTCGACGGGATTGAAGAAGAGCAAGTTCGGCGTGCCCGTGGCGCAGGCGTTGAAACTCTACGAGGCGGCGCGGACCCTGACGGGTATCCGCATCCAGGGCGTGAGCTGCCACATCGGCTCGCAGATCACGACGCTGTCCCCGTTCCGGGATGCCCTGGCCAAGGTTGCGGAGGTCGTCACGACGCTCCGTTCGAAGGGTTTCGACATCCGTCACCTGGACCTGGGTGGCGGCCTGGGCATCCCCTACCGGAACGAAAAGCCTCCTTCGCCCCAGCAGTACGCGGACGCGCTTCGCAAGGGTCTGAAGGATCTTGGGTGCCGCATTCTCTTTGAGCCGGGGCGCGTGCTGGTGGGCAACGCGGGCGTCCTGTTGACCTCGGTCCTTTATAAGAAGGGGACGGGGGGCAAGTCCTTCGTCGTCGTGGACGGGGCCATGAACGACTTGATCCGGCCTTCGCTGTACGGGTCCTATCATGACATTTGGCCCCTCAAGGCGGGCAGGGGCCGCAAACAGACGGTGGACGTCGTGGGCCCGGTCTGCGAATCGGGCGACTTTCTTGCGGAAAAAAGGGCCCTCCCCGTGCTACAGTCCGGCGACGTTTTGGCCGTGATGAGCGCGGGCGCCTACGGCTTCGTGATGGCGTCCAATTACAACTCGCGCCCGCGCGCGGCCGAGGTGATGGTTCATGGGAACGAGTATCACGTGATTCGAAAGAGAGAGGAGTATAAGGATTTGTTGCACGGGGAACATGTCCCTAAATTTTTAATATGA
- the argH gene encoding argininosuccinate lyase yields MTKTKKKQALKPCKWSGRFARGIDPRALTYTQSISFDRRLYRYDIVGSLVHAKMLHRVGVLKADDYKRIARGLNGILQEIEAGRFAFREEDEDVHLNIEKALIARIGPAGGRLHTARSRNDQVALDVRLYCRDHLRQLHAGLVDLEKVFLKKARGFLGVVMPGYTHLQRAQPVLFSHHLMAYVEMFERDRGRLEDAYKRLNLMPLGSGALAGTTFPLDREFVAKELGFDGVTRNSLDAVSDRDFAVEIAAAGALLMVHLSRLSEELILWSSSEFDFVKLPESFCTGSSMMPQKMNPDVPELVRGKTGRVVGHLMGLLTLIKGLPLAYNKDLQEDKEAIFGLFDTLIPTVRIVAALIAGTRPNVAKTEKAASDGFLLATDLADWLVRHGVDFRSSHEITARIVRHALERGKNLRDLTLAELKGFSGKFTPDVFRALDVKAAVNHRRVTGGTAKANVAKEIGRMEMRLKNASL; encoded by the coding sequence GGATCGACCCACGGGCCCTCACGTATACCCAGTCGATCTCCTTTGACCGGCGACTCTACCGCTATGACATCGTGGGGAGCCTCGTACACGCCAAGATGCTCCACCGGGTGGGGGTTCTTAAGGCCGACGACTATAAGAGGATCGCCCGGGGGTTGAACGGCATCTTGCAGGAGATCGAGGCGGGGCGGTTCGCCTTCCGCGAGGAAGACGAGGACGTCCATCTCAACATCGAAAAGGCCCTGATCGCCCGGATCGGGCCGGCCGGGGGGCGTCTGCACACCGCCCGCAGCCGAAACGACCAGGTCGCCCTCGACGTCCGGCTTTATTGCCGGGACCATCTCCGCCAGCTCCATGCCGGCTTGGTTGACCTCGAGAAGGTTTTTTTGAAGAAGGCGCGAGGATTTCTGGGCGTCGTGATGCCCGGCTACACGCACCTGCAGAGGGCCCAGCCGGTCCTGTTTTCGCATCATCTGATGGCCTACGTGGAGATGTTCGAGCGCGACCGGGGGCGTTTGGAAGACGCCTACAAGCGCCTGAACTTGATGCCCTTGGGCTCCGGGGCGCTGGCCGGCACGACGTTCCCCCTCGACCGCGAGTTCGTGGCCAAGGAGCTTGGGTTCGACGGTGTGACGCGCAATAGCCTCGATGCGGTGAGCGACCGGGACTTCGCGGTCGAGATCGCGGCGGCGGGGGCCCTGCTCATGGTCCATCTGTCGCGCCTGTCCGAGGAGCTGATCCTCTGGTCTTCTTCGGAATTCGACTTCGTCAAACTCCCGGAATCCTTCTGCACGGGTTCCTCGATGATGCCGCAGAAGATGAATCCCGACGTGCCGGAGCTCGTCCGCGGCAAGACGGGGCGCGTCGTGGGCCACTTGATGGGGCTACTGACGCTCATCAAAGGTCTGCCGCTGGCCTACAACAAGGACCTTCAGGAGGACAAAGAGGCGATCTTCGGACTCTTCGACACGCTGATCCCGACGGTGCGGATCGTGGCGGCCCTGATCGCCGGGACGCGGCCGAACGTCGCGAAGACGGAGAAGGCAGCCTCGGACGGCTTCCTGCTCGCGACCGATCTGGCCGACTGGCTCGTGCGCCACGGCGTCGACTTCCGGTCGTCGCACGAGATCACCGCGCGGATCGTGAGGCACGCCCTCGAGAGGGGAAAAAACCTGCGGGATCTGACGCTCGCCGAGCTGAAGGGATTTTCCGGCAAATTCACGCCGGACGTCTTCCGCGCCCTGGACGTGAAGGCGGCGGTCAACCACCGCAGGGTGACGGGGGGGACGGCGAAGGCGAACGTGGCGAAGGAGATCGGCAGGATGGAAATGAGACTGAAGAATGCATCACTTTGA